The sequence AAACCAAAGTAAAATTGTACAAATCCTAAACCGTCATGAAAGGCTTGCCCTGGTGTTGATAAAAAAGTTATCGCACTTGCTTGAGTTGCCATCACAGATAAACCAACCGTCCACCAATTGGTATTTTGGTCAGCTAAAATATATTCTTCAACATTTTTACTTCCTTTTGATTTTAATGTTCCGTAAATAACAATAAATAAAAGTGTTGAACTTAAAATTATCCAATCTATATAATTCATCTTATGAATATAATCTCATTAAAAAATAGAAAAAAGCCAAATAAAGCACATTCAAAAAAAGTACAACACTATAACTTCTTCGCCATTTAAAATTATTTTTTTGTTTCATTTTTCAAAGCAATTAAATTTGCAAAAAGCTTGTAAGCACCCGGAACTCCAGCAGGTAATTGTCTAAAGAAACTCAAACCGGTGTAAACATAATAACCTTTTCCGTAAGGCGCAATTAATAAAATACCTTGCGTTTTTGGGTCATTAAAATCTTTGGATTCTAAGATAGGTATAAATTTCGAATCGTAATCGTTCGCATAATACAAACCTTGTTCTTGAACCCAACCTGTAAAGTCATTTTGTGTGATTTTATTCGGATAATTTAATACCGGATGCGTCGGGTTTAAGAATTTAACTTCTGCATCTTCGTTTGTTATTCTATCTTTTGATAATTGCAATTTATATGGTGCAATTTTTTCGGTCACTAACGAATGATTGGTATTGTATTGATTTATTAAAGTTCCGCCATTTGAAACAAAATCAAATAGAATTTTGTTTTTAAATTTCAGTTCGTTAATCGTATTAAATGCTCGAATTCCTAAAATAACGACATCATATTTTTGTAAGTTTTCTTTTGAGATTTGTTCGCTTGAAATATAATCAACATCATATCCAATGTTTTGCAAATTCGTCGGAATGTCATCTCCAGCACCCATTAAATACGCAATTTTAGAATTTGATTTTGCTATTTCAATTCTTTTAATTTTTGCTTCAGACTTTGTTAAAAGTACTTGAGTAGGAATGTGGTTGTAGCTTATAATTTGAACGTCATTATCAAAAATTTCATCATTTGAAATGACCTCAAGTTGATAAATTTCTTCAGAAAGTTTGTCAGAAACAGCAACTTCAAAAGTTAGATGTGTTTCTTGTAAATATTTTAAATTATTAATTTCTTTCCAATCGGTTTTTTTTTCAGGATTATTTTTAGAAACTAAACGTGCTTTACCCGAAAAATTATCAACATAACTTTTGTACAAAGTTTCAATTTTTTGACTTTTTTGATTTTCGATTATGTTCAATTTGTTTTTAATTGAAGCGCTAACTTTCGGAACAACTAAAACATTATCATAAACTTCACCTTTAACTTCGTCTTTAAATTTGTAAACTATTTTGTTTTCAAAATTTATGTTTATGTCATTGATTTTTAATTCAATATTGTAATTTAATTCATCTAAAGATTTAAATTGATTGTAGAATGAATTTTCGGAATTCTCTAAATAATGAGCATTTGAAAGTTGTATATTATTTGGAACTTTTAAACTAAAAGTTTCTATTTTAGCTTCATTATTTGATAAATAATTTGCATCAATATTTTTTAATTGTTCACCAAAAACATTAACCTGATTGAATTCAATTGGGTAATTGCTTCTATTTATTAGTTCAAATTTAAAATATGCTGTTTCATTTGGTGATATAAATTGATTGTCGCTACTAACTTCAAAAAACAAACCTGTACAAAATAAAATACAATCTTTTACTTCTTTTAGTTTTCGTTCTTTCCAAATTGAATTTTCTAAATTTTGAATTAAACTATAGATTTCAACCAACGCGTTTACATTGTTTTCAGGAGTTTTAAAATCGAAATTTTGCAATAAGTTTTCAATTTTATTTCCAATTGCTTTTCCATTTTTAATTCTGTTCCACGAAGTGTCGATTCCCTCAAAAAGATTTTGTTCGTTTTTTAATTTCGGACCATAAATCAGTTCTAAATAATCAATATCTGAACCTCGCGAAGACATGTCTCCAAAACCTTGAGATTGATGTTGGCTTCGACTTAATGAAGCAATTTCTTGATTTGATTTTCCTAATAATGGATAATAAACACCAATTTCTAATGGAATGTATTTTGATTTATCGGCTTTGGCAAATTGTTCTTTTCCGCCAAAAAACCACCACGAAGCATTAAAAAATAAGCGTGTCGGTTGAAACGTCGTAACTTGATTTAATTGATTTGAAAACTTTTTAGAGTTTGCTGCATCATTAAAAGCTAATTC comes from Flavobacterium sp. I3-2 and encodes:
- a CDS encoding PIG-L family deacetylase, with translation MFNRLKYLILLAVTLPCSAQKPIKLTPSEIYHKVEKLNTLASALYIAAHPDDENTRLITYLSNHEHAETSYLSLTRGNGGQNLISNELGDVLGIIRTQELLNARKIDGGVQYFSTANDFGFSKRPSEAYDKWQKEQILAQVVYTIRMLQPDIIVNRFDHRTEGNTHGHHTASAQLSELAFNDAANSKKFSNQLNQVTTFQPTRLFFNASWWFFGGKEQFAKADKSKYIPLEIGVYYPLLGKSNQEIASLSRSQHQSQGFGDMSSRGSDIDYLELIYGPKLKNEQNLFEGIDTSWNRIKNGKAIGNKIENLLQNFDFKTPENNVNALVEIYSLIQNLENSIWKERKLKEVKDCILFCTGLFFEVSSDNQFISPNETAYFKFELINRSNYPIEFNQVNVFGEQLKNIDANYLSNNEAKIETFSLKVPNNIQLSNAHYLENSENSFYNQFKSLDELNYNIELKINDININFENKIVYKFKDEVKGEVYDNVLVVPKVSASIKNKLNIIENQKSQKIETLYKSYVDNFSGKARLVSKNNPEKKTDWKEINNLKYLQETHLTFEVAVSDKLSEEIYQLEVISNDEIFDNDVQIISYNHIPTQVLLTKSEAKIKRIEIAKSNSKIAYLMGAGDDIPTNLQNIGYDVDYISSEQISKENLQKYDVVILGIRAFNTINELKFKNKILFDFVSNGGTLINQYNTNHSLVTEKIAPYKLQLSKDRITNEDAEVKFLNPTHPVLNYPNKITQNDFTGWVQEQGLYYANDYDSKFIPILESKDFNDPKTQGILLIAPYGKGYYVYTGLSFFRQLPAGVPGAYKLFANLIALKNETKK